A window from Primulina huaijiensis isolate GDHJ02 chromosome 13, ASM1229523v2, whole genome shotgun sequence encodes these proteins:
- the LOC140991658 gene encoding uncharacterized protein At5g48480-like gives MAQEAQNGSKKAVEVVLAAVKPWLVMEATKANDAILFYKEAFGAEEVNRVNHPKRKAEQELPLVISAELKIGSSSIVVSDLTDDYFEPVKTAVTGSVFCLETEDVEAALSKAVTAGAVADGEVSEVEGACFGRRVGKVKDPYGNVWVICSPSKKTADVAA, from the exons ATGGCGCAGGAGGCACAAAACGGGTCGAAGAAGGCAGTTGAGGTGGTTTTAGCGGCGGTGAAGCCGTGGCTCGTGATGGAGGCGACGAAGGCAAACGACGCTATTCTGTTCTATAAAGAGGCTTTTGGAGCTGAGGAGGTGAACCGCGTCAATCATCCGAAGAGGAAAGCGGAGCAGGAACTTCCTCTCGTTATCTCTGCGGAGCTCAAGATTGGTTCCAGCTCTATCGTTGTCTCTGATCTCACTGATGACTACTTTGAACC TGTGAAGACCGCTGTGACTGGTAGCGTGTTCTGTCTGGAGACAGAGGACGTTGAAGCTGCCTTGTCCAAAGCTGTGACCGCCGGTGCTGTTGCCGACGGAGAGGTGTCGGAGGTTGAGGGCGCGTGTTTCGGTAGGCGCGTGGGCAAGGTCAAGGACCCCTACGGCAACGTTTGGGTAAT
- the LOC140991856 gene encoding protein PEP-RELATED DEVELOPMENT ARRESTED 1, chloroplastic, with protein sequence MAAPSIPAAITISSSTSLSNSTIPSFFLNPHRNLQLNRAKFSTLSVHVGSSGGYPREEFFANGGVGSKGIGDNQNRKWDAAQNEVLLKGGEQVTSVLEEMAKLLEDMNMDEASEELAVQLAAQGVIGKRVDEMESGFMMALDYMIQLAERDQDDKRKSLLEVIKETVLSHLTKKCPPHVQVIGLLCRTPEKESRHELMRRVAAGGGVFKSENGTKVHLPGANLNDISNQADDLLETMESRPVVPDRKLLARLVLIREEARNMIGGGILDERNDRGLSTLPESEVNFLTKLVALRPGKTVRGMIKRVMQGEDEGAETSESEDGVVGGKILSGIAGRGSVSDRKPLPVRPGMFLETVSKVLGGIYAGNTSGVTAQHLEWVHQNTLQILQEIAF encoded by the exons ATGGCCGCACCCTCAATCCCAGCAGCAATTACCATTTCTTCCTCCACTTCGCTTTCAAATTCGACAATCCCATCATTTTTTCTCAACCCACATCGCAATTTACAACTGAACCGGGCAAAGTTTTCCACTCTATCCGTACACGTGGGCTCTTCTGGAGGCTACCCCCGGGAAGAATTCTTCGCAAATGGTGGCGTGGGTAGTAAGGGAATCGGAGATAACCAGAACCGAAAATGGGATGCTGCCCAAAATGAAGTCCTGCTTAAGGGTGGCGAACAGGTCACCTCTGTTCTTGAAGAAATGGCAAAGCTC TTGGAGGATATGAACATGGATGAAGCATCTGAGGAGTTGGCAGTACAATTAGCTGCACAAGGAGTGATTGGGAAGAGAGTTGATGAGATGGAGTCAGGATTTATGATGGCACTTGATTACATGATACAGCTTGCGGAAAGAGACCAGGATGATAAG AGGAAGTCTCTGTTGGAGGTTATTAAGGAGACTGTATTATCTCATCTCACGAAAAAATGTCCCCCGCAT GTTCAAGTAATTGGCCTGCTTTGCAGAACTCCAGAAAAAGAGAGTAGGCATGAATTAATGAGGCGAGTTGCTGCAGGTGGTGGTGTTTTTAAAAGTGAAAATGGTACAAAAGTTCATCTGCCCGGGGCTAATTTGAATGACATATCTAACCAGGCTGATGACCTTTTGGAG ACGATGGAATCACGTCCTGTTGTTCCTGACCGGAAGCTACTTGCAAGACTTGTTTTGATCAGAGAAGAAGCCAGGAATATGATTGGAGGTGGAATACTGGATGAGAGAAATGATCGTGGTCTTAGCACACTCCCTGAATCAGAG GTAAACTTTTTAACTAAACTTGTCGCTCTAAGACCAGGGAAAACTGTACGTGGTATGATAAAACGTGTAATGCAAGGAGAAGACGAAGGTGCAGAAACTTCTGAAAGTGAAGATGGAGTAGTAGGTGGGAAGATTTTAAGTGGAATAGCAGGAAGG GGTAGTGTCAGTGATCGTAAACCATTACCTGTGCGACCTGGCATGTTTCTTGAGACTGTATCCAAG GTACTAGGTGGAATCTATGCAGGAAACACATCTGGAGTTACAGCACAGCATCTAGAATGG